A stretch of DNA from Rhinoderma darwinii isolate aRhiDar2 unplaced genomic scaffold, aRhiDar2.hap1 Scaffold_620, whole genome shotgun sequence:
taatgtatgtacacagtgactccaccagcagaatagtgagtgcagctctggagtataatacaggaggtaactcaggatcagtacaggataagtaatgtaatgtatgtacacagtgactccaccagcagaatagtgagtgcagctctggagtataatacaggatataactcaggatcagtacaggataagtaatgtatgtacacagtgactccaccagcagaatagtgagtgcagctctggagtataatacaggatgtaactcaggatcagtacaggataagtaatgtaatgtatgtatacagtgactccagcagcagaatagtgagtgcagctctggagtataatacaggatgtaactcaggatccgtacaggataagtaatgtatgtacacagtgactccaccagcagaatagtgagtgcagctctggagtataatacaggatataactcaggatcagtacaggataagtaatgtaatgtatgtacacagtgactccaccagcagaatagtgagtgcagctctggagtataatgcaggatataactcgggatcagtacaggataagtaatgtaatgtatgtacacagtgactccaccagcagaatagtgagtgcagctctggagtgtaatacaggatgtaactcaggatcagtacaggataagtaatgtaatgtatgtacacagtgactccaccagcagaatagtgagtgcagctctggagtataatacaggatataactagggatcagtacaggataagtaatgtaatgtatgtacacagtgactccaccagcagaatagtgagtgcagctctggagtataacacaggatataactcaggatcagtacaggataagtaatgtcatgtatgtacacagtgactccaccagcagaatagtgagtgcagctctggtgtataatacaggatgtaactcaggatcagtacaggataagtaatgtatgtacacagtgactccaccagcagaatagtgagtgcagctctggagtataatacaggatataactcaggatcagtgcaggataagtaatgtaatgtatgtacacagagactccaccagcagaatagtgagtgcagctctggagtataatacaggatgtaactcaggatcagtacaggataagtaatgtaatgtatgtacacagtgactccaccagcagaatagtgagtgcagctctggagtataatacaggatataactcaggatcagtacaggataagtaatgtaatgtatgtacacagtgactccaccagcagaatagtgagtgcagctctggagtataatacaggatataactcaggatcagtacaggataagtaatgtaatgtatgtacacagtgaccccaccagcagaacagtgagtgcagctctggagtataatacaggatataactcaggatcagtacaggataagtaatgtatgtacacagtgactccaccagcagaatagtgagtgcagctctggagtataatacaggaggtaactcaggatcagtacaggataagtaatgtaatgtatgtacacagtgactccaccagcagaatagtgagtgcagctctggagtataatacaggatataactcaggatcagtacaggataagtaatgtatgtacacagtgactccaccagcagaatagtgagtgcagctctggagtataatacaggatgtaactcaggatcagtacaggataagtaatgtaatgtatgtatacagtgactccaccagcagaatagtgagtgcagctctggagtataatacaggaggtaactcaggatcagtacaggataagtaatgtaatgtatgtacacagtgactccaccagcagaatagtgagtgcagctctggagtataatactggatataactcaggatcagtacaggatatgtaatgtatgtacacagagactccaccagcagaatagtgagtgcagctctggagtataatactggatataactcaggatcagtacaggataagtaatgtaatgtatgtacacagagactccaccagcagaatagtgagtgcagctctggagtataatacaggatgtaactcaggatcagtacaggataagtaatgtatgtacacagtgaccccaccagcagaacagtgagtgcagctctggagtataatacaggatataactcaggatcagtgcaggataagtaatgtaatgtatgtacacagtgactcctccagcagaatagtgagtgcagctctggagtataatacaggatgtaactcaggatcagtacaggataagtaatgtaatgtacgtacacagtgactccaccagcagaatagagagtgctgctctggagtataatacaggatataactcaggatcagtacaggataagtaatgtaatgtatgtacacagtgaccccaccagcagaacagtgagtgcagctctggagtataatacaggatataactcaggatcagtgcaggataagtaatgtaatgtatgtacacagagactccaccagcagaatagtgagtgcagctctggagtataatacaggatgtaactcaggatcagtacaggataagtaatgtaatgtatgtacacagtgactccaccagcagaatagtgagtgcagctctggagtataatacaggatataactcaggatcagtacaggataagtaatgtatgtacacagtgactccaccagcagaatagtgagtgcagctctggagtataatacaggatataactagggatcagtacaggataagtaatgtaatgtatgtacacagtgactccaccagcagaatagtgagtgcagctctggagtataacacaggatataactcaggatcagtacaggataagtaatgtcatgtatgtacacagtgactccaccagcagaatagtgagtgcagctctggtgtataatacaggatgtaactcaggatcagtacaggataagtaatgtatgtacacagtgactccaccagcagaatagtgagtgcagctctggagtataatacaggatgtaactcaggatcagtacaggataagtaatgtaatgtatgtacacagtgaccccaccagcagaatagtgagtgcagctctggagtataatacaggatataactcaggatcagtacaggataagtaatgtaatgtatgtacagtgactccaccagcagaatagtgagtgcagctctggagtataatacaggaggtaactcaggatcagtacaggataagtaatgtaatgtatgtacacagtgactccaccagcagaatagtgagtgcagctctggagtataatacaggatataactcaggatcagtacaggataagtaatgtatgtacacagtgactccaccagcagaatagtgagtgcagctctggagtataatacaggatgtaactcaggatcagtacaggataagtaatgtatgtacacagtgactccaccagcagaatagtgagtgcagctctggagtataatacaggatataactcaggatcagtacaggataagtaatgtaatgtatgtacacagtgactccaccagcagaatagtgagtgcagctctggagtataatacaggatataactcgggatcagtacaggataagtaatgtatgtacacagtgattccaccagcagaatagtgagtgcagctctggagtataatacaggatgtaactcaggatcagtacaggataagtaatgtatgtacacagtgactccaccagcagaatagtgagtgcagctctggagtatgatacaggatgtaactccggatcagtacaggataagtaatgtatgtacacagtgactccaccagcagaatagtgagtgcagctctggagtataatacaggaggtatctcaggatcagtacaggataagtaatgtatgtacacagtgactccaccagcagaatagtgagtgcagctctggagtataatacaggatgtaactcaggatgagtacaggataagtaatgtatgtacacagtgactccaccagcagaatagtgagtgcagctctggagtataatacaggatgtaactcaggatcagtacaggataagtaatgtaatgtatgtacacagtgactccaccagcagaatagtgagttcagctctggagtataatacaggatgtaactgaggatcagtacaggataagtaatgtaatgtatgtacacagtgaccccaccagcagaacagtgagtgcagctctggagtataatacaggatataactcaggatcagtgcaggataagtaatgtaatgtatgtacacagagactccaccagcagaatagtgagtgcagctctggagtataatacaggatgtaactcaggatcagtacaggataagtaatgtaatgtatgtacacagtgactccaccagcagaatagtgagtgcagctctggagtataatacaggatataactcaggatcagtacaggataagtaatgtaatgtatgtacacagtgactccaccagcagaatagtgagtgcagctcttgagtataatacaggatataactcaggatcagtacaggataagtaatgtaatgtatgtacacagtgactccaccagcagaatagtgagtgcagctctggagtataatacaggatataactcaggatcagtacaggataagtaatgtatgtacacagtgactccaccagcagaatagtgagtgcagctctggagtataatacaggaggtaactcaggatcagtacaggataagtaatgtaatgtatgtacacagtgactccaccagcagaatagtgagtgcagctctggagtataatacaggatataactcaggatcagtacaggataagtaatgtatgtacacagtgactccaccagcagaatagtgagtgcagctctggagtataatacaggatgtaactcaggatcagtacaggataagtaatgtaatgtatgtatacagtgactccaccagcagaatagtgagtgcagctctggagtataatacaggaggtaactcaggatcagtacaggataagtaatgtaatgtatgtacacagtgactccaccagcagaatagtgagtgcagctctggagtataatactggatataactcaggatcagtacaggatatgtaatgtatgtacacagagactccaccagcagaatagtgagtgcagctctggagtataatactggatataactcaggatcagtacaggataagtaatgtaatgtatgtacacagagactccaccagcagaatagtgagtgcagctctggagtataatacaggatgtaactcaggatcagtacaggatatgtaatgtacgtacacagtgactccaccagcagaatagagagtgctgctctggagtataatacaggatataactcaggatcagtacaggataagtaatgtaatgtatgtacacagtgactccaccagcagaatagtgagtgcagctctggagtataatacagcaggtaactcaggatctgtacaggataagtaatgtaatgtatgtacacagtgactccaccagcagaatagtgagtgcagctctggagtataatacaggatgtaactcaggatcagtacaggatcagtaatgtaatgtatgtacacagtgactccaccagcagaatagtgagtgcagctctggagtataatacaggatgtaactcaggatcagtacaggatcagtaatgtaatgtatgtacacagtgactccaccagcagaatagtgagtgcagctctggagtataatacaggatgtaacacaggatcagtaatgtaatgtatgtacacagtgactccaccagcagaatagtgagtgcagctagtGAAGACAGACGCTTTACGGTCTCCGCATTATGATGTGTGGGATGTTGCTTGTCTGACCTCTGATGTCCCGGCTCTTGTATGTTATCCGCAGTCACATGTTGATTGTTTCCCTCAGGGAGCACTCCGTCGTCATCTTGAACCCCGGTCTTGGAGATCGTCTTCTCTGCAGTTCCACAGATCAGCATGTGGAGGCGTACCAGCCGCCTGAGGAGGAGAAGAAGCAGTCGGTGACCTGGGTGTCTGCAGAGGGAGCAGATTATGAGCAGGGACTGCGGCTCCGGATTACGCATGAGAAGGTAGAAATCTCCCTGACAGGAGGTGTTGTCTGCGACCTCTGCTGCGCCTCTTACAGTTTCTCCTCCCGCAGGCTGTGAAGCAGGTGACGTGGCACGGTCGCGGGGACTATTTTGCGGTCATTCTTCCAGATAATGGGAACTCTCAGGTTCTCATACATCAGCTCAGCCGCAGGCGCAGCCAGAACCCATTCCGCAAAAACAAAGGTCTGGTCCAGCGGGTCCAGTTCCACCCCACGCGGCCGTTCTTCTTTGTGGCCACGCAGAGATGCATAAGAGTCTACAATCTGCTGAAACAGGAGCTGACCAAGAAGCTGCTCGCCAACTGCAAGTGGATCTCCAGCATCGCCATCCACCCCGCCGGTGAGTGACCGAGGGGGAGGGGGACTGTCCGCCATCCACCCCGCCGGTGAGTGAccgagggggaggggagggggactgTCCGCCATCCACCCCGCCGGTGAGTGACCCcaggagagggggaggggagagggactgtCCCCCATCCACCCCGCCGGTGAGTGACCCCAggggaggggagagggactgtCCGCTGTCCTGCAGGTCTTGTATTCCTCATGTGTAAGAGATGATGGCCTGTCTGCCGCTGCGTCATGTTCACACACGATCCGCTCACGCTGCTGCAGCAGAAAACACCGGCGCtgccaaaaatgccacaaaaacaggaaaaatataaaaagttaaaacacaatatttaaccgccatgtgtgactGCGCCTGGAAGAACCTCTGCGGATAAGTGACTAATAGacaggcctgagggggcggagctgcTCTTAgaatctgtgtcatgctccgccccttcaggcattcactaggcataacacagcatCTGGTTTTTCCTGTCCTGTTCCTTTTAGCGCATTGTCTGATAATTTGAGGATAtccaataaatgtctgataggaggGAACATGTCCCTGCAGTCCCctctgttatattatacagcgtgCAGGGTCCTGTGTCCCTGCAGACCCCTCTGTTATATTAGAGGATTCACTTCTGGTCTCGTCTCTTCCCAGGTGACAATCTGATCTATGGGAGCTATGATTCTAAGCTGGCCTGGTTTGACATGGATCTATCGACTAAACCGTACAAGGTTCTCAGGTAGGTGTCAGTAGTGGTGGTCCCCTTGGTCTGGACGCTATGGGGGGGGGTCATCACATTATGGGGGGGGTTTCTGCTTCTAAAGCCGTCGCTGAGCCGTTCTGTTTTCCAGACACCACAAGAAGGCTCTGCGCGCCGTCTCCTTCCACAGACAGTACCCGCTCTTCGCCTCGGCCTCGGATGACGGCAGCGTCATTGTGTGCCATGGGATGGTCTACAAGTAAGTGAGACGCCGGGTCTGCTCCACCTGTCGCCTTTATATCTGGAGTTTCTGAATGTCTGACCTGTCTCCTCTTGTCGTGCAGCGACCTCCTGCAGAATCCGCTCATTGTGCCCGTTAAAGTCCTCCGAGGACACCAGATCACCCGGGACTTGGGCGTCTTGGATGTCGCCTTCCACCCCACACAGCCCTGGGTCTTTTCCTCTGGAGCTGATGCTACTATCCGACTGTTCACATAATCAGAGACTGAGGCCCCCACAAACCCCGAGGTACAGGATGAATAGTGGCGGCAGCAAGGACCCCCCAGGACAGAAGCGGCAGTCACTGCTCCTCCACCTCgtcggccgcacagcccccccccgcaGGGCTCGGCCCCCGGTATGAAGGTGacgtcctccctgtatatacacacCTGTATGTTTTGCATCAGCTCAGAAGATTTGTTTTATAATAAAACTTGCTATGGCGCCTGCTCAGTaatgtctcccctccccctcacaTGGTAAATGTCCGCACACGCCGCCGTGTCATGCAGGAGGGGCCCCTGGCTTATTCTGTGCTGGAGGTGTCCTAGGGTGAGTTCAGGCTTTGCCACAATTTGGGGATCTGATAATTTGGGGAAACCTTTTAATAAGGTTAATAATAATATCTGGGAGGAATGTGGATCTTTTCTAACATTAGACCTGCAGCCGCACAGGGGgtgggtggggggcacatacatttaccTCCCACCCATCAGATCTCTGCGGCTGGTGGTGATCCAGGATCCTTTATCATCAACCAATGAGACCTCGGGAACAAAGTGCAGAATCCCTGTCCGTTGTATCTACGGTCAGAGGCAAAGATTGTTTAATTTCCTCAAAGTTTtccaaatctctgcttgctggcaggagatggaaacattcttgtttgaaTCCAGAGGTGCAAAATCTgacctgacctagtcctgctcacacagttgAGGGTCTACACTGATACAGGTTCACAAATCATCAGCTGTGTGAGAAGGACTAAGTCAGTGTAGGgatttaaagtgcagctaaacgtttgacaaacttctgacacatcctagtgagatataatagtgatgTCAGagatttggattggtgggggtccgagcactgagacccccactgatctcaagaatgaagcagctgaaggtctcgtgtgatcgCTCGGCCGCTTagtctgttcgtctttttccagAACTAAATGTATCGGTGACCGgactcaatataaagtctatgcgcccgtcctccgatacatttatttccgggaaaaagccgaacagactaaGCGGCCGAGcgatcacacgagaccttcagctgcttcgttctatagatcggcgggggtctcagtgctcggaccccccaccaatcccaacctctgacatgtcacgatTATATctcactaggacatgtcagaagtttgaacgtttagctgcactttaaattGGAGGGTTGTGTATAGTGACTTTTGTTGCTGGATttctgttttttaatttatttttttctgatttgaaTTGTctgtaactaaaaaaataaagtccGTGCGGGGATTTCGCTTCCGGCTAGAAACAGGATTGTTTTTGAGTTCTCACTGTAAGACCCTTTTTTTGTCTAGTTCATTGGGGGACACCGACTGTGGGTATACCCTGCTGCCACTAGGAGGCGTAACACTAAGAATAAGTGGCCCCTCCTACAGGATATGCCCCGCCCACAGACATTGAGCTGTTTTGTCTGTCCCCCAGTAGTGAGAGAAGCCAATACAAGGCAGGAAAGGCAGATCAAACCATAGAGAAGAATCTAAACTGACACCCAAGAACAAAAAACCCAATGGGTGGGAGCCGTGCCCCCAATAAAGTGGACGGAAAAATGATTTTACGGTGAGTGCTCCAAaaagcctgttttttttttgttcattacaTTGGGGGACCCTGGGACGTCCTTGAGCAGTTCCCAGGGGTGGGGACAGAACGCAGGACATAGGTGACTATTTCACAGATGCCCACAAGACCGTGTGACCCGGGGAAGCATCTGAAGAGGCAAAGCCGATCGTGTGACCGCCGTGCACAACTGACAGtccttgaagctccaactgttctGGTAAAGTGGGACGTGATCCGAAAAGCGGGAGTCCTGCCCCGAATCCGATTAAGTCACGCAAACAATTGAATCCAGCGAGCGAGAGTGACCAAAGAGGCCACCAAACCCTTCCGGGAACCCTCTGCGAGGATGAACAAGGAGTTCGACCTCTGCGAGGAAACAGGGACAGAAAGGTAAGTCCGCGAGGCGCAGGTGGAGGGAACGCGCTCCTGGGAGAGGGACAAAAGGAGGGCAGGACGATGTCCTCATTCATGTGAAAAGCAGAACAACCTTAGGCAGAAAAGAAGGCCATGCCCGATCCTGACGAGAAAAGGAAACGACGAGAGCTGCTCATTTAGAGACCCTTCGGATGGAGATCACAGCGACCAGAAAAAGAACGATTTCCAGGACAGAAGTCAAAGGGAGAAATCTCACAAGGGTTCAGAAGGTGTAGCCTGGAAGACCTCCAAAGCCAAATTGAGATCCCAAGCAGGAATCTAAGGGCAATCGGGGGTAACCGCAAAAAGGTCTCGCCAAAAGGCAACCCAACAAGAAGGAAAGTGTAGACACCGGCCCCTTCCATGAGCCGAGGGCCAAACCTTGATCCAGGCCCCTGTGTAAAGAGGAAAGAATTctggatagaaaaaaaaacgaggACGATTGTGATCCTCACACCAACGAAGGTCGACCTTCCCGAGATGATGGTTAATGCGGGCCGAAGACTTCCCAGCTTAGATCTGAGTGAGAATAACATTGAGAGAACACAAGTCCGCAGAACGGGGGCTGCATCTGACACGTATGGCCCTAAATTCTGGTGGACGAGGGATCCCTGAGACAAGGTCGGGGACGGAGAGCCAAGACCCATGGGATGTTGACCAGCAGGGACACAAGGTTCGTGTACCAACAATGGCGCAGCCAGTCTGGGGCTATCAGGATGGTTTTAATGCCCTCGACCTTGAGCCGGTGGAGCTGAGgcagaagagggggggggggggggggtctgtcagGGGCTGCCACGAGAAGACCTGGACGATGAGTCCAGGTGAGGTTGAGCAGACATCTCGCccattatggacagtgatgttctcTGGGTTATCAACCGCTCGGAAAAGGGAATGGGCCGTTCCGGAACCAGACTGACCATGCCAGGGGTGAGCGATACTGGGGGTGCCGGCATTCGgacaggaggccggcctgtatcACATAAGGAAGGAGACCGACCACAGGGACATTTTTGATTTCACTTGGAAGATGCTTATAAATTGCAATGGTCGTCTGGGGTGAGGTTTTCCCTCCGGGTCAGACATggcagtggagggggggggggggggagaaaccaATAGAACCACTCAGGACTGTACAGCTATAGATCCTCCTGTTCAGGGACTAATGGCTGCCTTCACCTAGTAATGCTAGTATAAGTGCACGCtcctaggcctcgtgcacacttcggtTGGGTGTCGTACGGCCGCTAACAGCGGATCCGTGAAACAGGCCGTacatggatggcttccgtgtgcagtccgttgtttcaactgACCGTATGTATGAAATGTCCGAGACTtccatcaaaaacgggcaggagtaggacttgtcctatttttgtcggaaccgccacacggttccgttaaaacaacagaagtgctCAGGGCCCCATAgagatgaatgtgtcagggtccgatctgttaaaaaaatggataacaCCCTgacgaaaataactgaagtgacaTGAGGCCTTACAGGGGGAAGCTCAGGGACTAGGGCACCGGCAGGGGGCAGCTCAGAGACTAGGGCACCTGCGGGGGAAGCTCAGGGACTAGGGCACCTGCGGGGGAAGCTCAGGGACTAGGGCACCTGCGGGGGAAGCTCAGGGACTAGGGCACTGGTGGGGGAAGCTCAGGGACTAGGGCACTGATGGGGGAAGCTCAGGGACTAGGGCACTGGCGGGGGAAGCTCAGGGACTAGGGCACCTGCGGGAGAAGCTCAGGGACTAGGGCACCTGCGGGGGAAGCTCAGGGACTAGGGCACTGGCGGGGGAAGCTCAGGGACTAGGGCACTGGCGGGGGAAGCTCAGGGACTAGGGCACCTGCGGGAGAAGCTCAGGGACTAGGGCACTGGCAGGGGGCAGCTCAGGGACTAGGGCACTGGCGGGGGCAGCTCAGGGACTAGGGCATCGGCGGGGAAAGCTCCGGGACTAGGGCACCGGCGGGGGCAGCAGAGAAAAGACAAGGGCCGGTCCTGCCTGGTTCCAAAGTGTCCGATGTCCCGCCTGACTAAAAGATGCAGCAGCTCCGGTCACGAGGTCCTGCTTGTTCTATGTAGTGAAAAATGGGCCGCCAGCCAGAGAGAAAGAAATGGCGCTACTGGTAGAAAACGGGGAAATAGAGcccaaaaaaaaactacatatgggggggggggttaacacTCACATCGTCTCAGTGCTTTTCCAGCATGAGCCCCCATCAGTGTAACATCTTTACTGCGGGGACACTGATGGGAGAAGTTGACGGCGGCTCCTTAGGCTTCATATAAACgactgcgtttttttacacgcgcaaaagTGACACGGTGTTTATCCAGCGGTTCAGTTCTGTCTGACATctgtgtacggtgcgcgtctgcgttttttacgcgcgtttttCATCCGTACGTCACGCGCTTTTTTACATCAGCaataaaaactgaaggaggtggttttctttttctcataatacctttagcaactggtgcgtgaatcacggatgtgcgtccatgacttcaatgggtgcgtcatgcgcaaaaaacgcccaagtataggacatggcgTGAGGACACACGgacgcgctgcgtgaaaaacactgaatggagCTGCCTAGGTCGCGCATAAgacggatgtgaaatacgctgGTCTGAATCCGGCCAGAGACTGGTGAGTGAATGTGGGCGCTCGTACCACTCGTCATCGCAATATGACTCTGGGCTCCAGGGGGTCGACAGCCGGAAGATTACGTCAAACCTGTGCCCCGTCTTCCTTCCTGAGAATGACTTCAGCCGCATTATCGGACGTGTCTGCGTTCTACGGACACTAAGCGAAGACTGAACCGCTCCGTCTGTGGGCGGGGCATGTCCTGTAGGAGGAGTGACTTATATTTCTTAGTGTCACGCCTCCTAGTGGCAATAGCAAATACCCACAGACAGTCTGGCCCCAATGTAATGAATGAGAGAGCGTTTCCatctactgacagcaagcagcaaACAGCAAGCATGAAAAGCATGAGGAAGTGAAACACAAATTAGGGAATTATTTTCTTCCTGTGTTTTCTGCCGCATAAGTTGCAATTTGCAGGAAATAATGGGACACTTTTGCCCTTTGTGATGCTCGCGCCACTTTAAAAACTAAAATGGCAGCCACCTCCTATAAGTTACATCAGAAGCTCCTCGCCAACGTAGATTTCGCTCAGTGAACGTGCCGGATCTCCCTCCTGCGGCCTTAgtctatgaaacgccagtcttggacttcagggcagatttactattagaAAGCTGCaaacaaacatttttattatcatttACATAAAACCGGACAACCTCTAAGGTCGCGCTCCCTAATAACTGGCGCTCGGAGCAGCGGCGCCTCAGCAGTGACCGGCAGGAGCCGCTTCTACGAATGTTTGTGCAGCTTCTTCATGATGAGGCTGCGACACGACCCGaagcctaaggccctattcacacgaaagtgtaaaccggccgtcacacggacctatataattcaatgtggccgtcacacggacgttgtttcaatggacatgtccgttcttttcacgcgtCCCTCCATAGACTAGTGTATGGGGGGGGGTGATATTGTATCtctcagcgcagagcacggatgcacctcggacatgaaaaactgtgaatcaggcctaatagtCTTCTGTCCAATAGATAAACCTGCTGGATCCTGATGTTCTCACTGCTGTGCTCCATTGATGGGGGAACTTTCACCACTCATTGCTCCTGCCCCAATTACTACTCAGGTTCTCGTGCATTTAACGGTGATGATAAAGAACAGCGGCTTCCGTCCACATCAAATTCATCCATCACATTATTATATGTCAGGTTCttttctcttaggccccatgcacacgaccgtgcccgtaatcacagcccacaATTGCGGGTGATGACGGCTGCCCGCATTTTCGGACCAGGCTCCCATACAAACTATGGGAGCACATAACgtatgaaaaataggacatgctccataattcccggcacagttctatggcacggatACCCAcc
This window harbors:
- the BOP1 gene encoding ribosome biogenesis protein BOP1: EHSVVILNPGLGDRLLCSSTDQHVEAYQPPEEEKKQSVTWVSAEGADYEQGLRLRITHEKAVKQVTWHGRGDYFAVILPDNGNSQVLIHQLSRRRSQNPFRKNKGLVQRVQFHPTRPFFFVATQRCIRVYNLLKQELTKKLLANCKWISSIAIHPAGDNLIYGSYDSKLAWFDMDLSTKPYKVLRHHKKALRAVSFHRQYPLFASASDDGSVIVCHGMVYNDLLQNPLIVPVKVLRGHQITRDLGVLDVAFHPTQPWVFSSGADATIRLFT